The following coding sequences lie in one Pseudarthrobacter phenanthrenivorans Sphe3 genomic window:
- the xerD gene encoding site-specific tyrosine recombinase XerD yields the protein MVPAPSAGLASGPAQDSAPPAAPPTAIERGITDYLQHMGVERGLAANTLSAYRRDLARYSRYLAAQGCSSPQDITRHHVTGYVRALSDGSDGGSALGVRSAARTVVAVRGLHKFWALEGYTPADPASEVHPPMPGKRLPKAISVDEVTRILEAAGTDTATGLRDRALLEFLYSTGARISEAVGLDVDDISLDTGESGPAIVRLFGKGSKERLVPLGSYGARALDAYLVRGRPLLAAKGKGTPALFLNARGGRISRQSAWTILKAAAGKAQITKDVSPHTLRHSFATHLLEGGADVRVVQELLGHASVTTTQVYTLVTADTLREIYAAAHPRALG from the coding sequence ATGGTGCCAGCCCCTTCTGCAGGTCTGGCCTCCGGGCCCGCCCAGGACTCCGCCCCGCCGGCTGCCCCGCCTACCGCCATTGAGCGCGGCATCACGGATTACCTGCAGCACATGGGCGTGGAGCGGGGGCTTGCAGCCAACACCCTTTCCGCCTACCGCCGGGACCTTGCCCGGTACTCCCGCTACCTCGCTGCCCAGGGCTGCAGCAGTCCCCAGGACATTACGCGCCACCACGTCACCGGGTACGTCCGGGCCTTGTCGGACGGGTCCGACGGCGGTTCGGCCCTGGGCGTCAGGTCTGCGGCCAGGACCGTGGTTGCAGTGCGGGGGCTCCACAAGTTCTGGGCGCTGGAGGGCTATACCCCTGCTGATCCGGCCAGCGAGGTGCATCCGCCCATGCCGGGGAAGCGCCTGCCCAAGGCGATCAGCGTGGATGAGGTGACCAGGATCCTGGAGGCAGCCGGAACGGACACCGCCACCGGCCTGCGCGACCGGGCGCTCCTGGAATTCCTGTATTCCACGGGAGCCAGGATCAGCGAGGCGGTTGGCCTGGATGTGGACGATATTTCCCTTGACACCGGGGAGTCCGGCCCGGCCATCGTGCGGCTCTTCGGCAAGGGGTCCAAGGAACGGCTGGTCCCTTTGGGCTCCTACGGCGCGCGGGCACTGGATGCCTACCTGGTCCGCGGCCGCCCGCTGCTGGCCGCCAAGGGAAAAGGCACGCCGGCCCTGTTCCTCAACGCCCGCGGCGGCCGGATCAGCCGCCAGAGCGCCTGGACCATCCTGAAGGCCGCCGCCGGGAAGGCGCAGATCACCAAGGACGTCTCACCGCACACCCTCCGGCATTCCTTCGCCACGCACCTGCTTGAGGGCGGTGCCGACGTCCGCGTGGTCCAGGAGTTGTTGGGACACGCATCGGTGACAACCACCCAGGTGTACACGCTGGTCACGGCCGACACCCTCCGCGAGATCTATGCGGCGGCGCACCCCCGGGCGCTGGGGTGA
- a CDS encoding NUDIX domain-containing protein: MPGSPEATHVVKVSDAPSPRRLLSTEKVYEGRIWDVVSDTFQLQETGEALTRDYIDHPGAVAVLPMNDDGEILLLKQYRHPVGMDLWEIPAGLLDVEGEDFQVGAARELAEEADLAASTWNVLADVFNSPGSSSEAIRIYLARGLTEVPHHDRHERTDEEAEIEFHWIGLDDAVESVLAGRLHNPSAVVGILAAAAARARGYAHLRPADAPWPAHPSQR, translated from the coding sequence ATGCCCGGTTCACCTGAAGCCACCCATGTAGTCAAGGTTTCGGATGCGCCGAGCCCGCGCCGTCTTCTGTCCACGGAGAAGGTCTACGAGGGACGGATCTGGGACGTTGTCAGCGACACCTTCCAGCTGCAGGAGACGGGCGAAGCCCTTACCCGGGATTACATCGACCACCCCGGCGCGGTGGCCGTGCTGCCCATGAACGACGACGGCGAGATCCTCCTCCTGAAGCAGTACCGCCACCCCGTGGGCATGGACCTCTGGGAGATCCCGGCCGGCCTGCTGGACGTGGAGGGCGAGGACTTCCAGGTGGGGGCGGCCCGCGAACTGGCTGAAGAGGCGGACCTCGCGGCCAGCACGTGGAACGTCCTGGCCGATGTCTTCAACTCCCCGGGTTCCTCCAGTGAGGCCATCAGGATCTACCTGGCCCGCGGCCTTACCGAAGTCCCGCACCACGACCGCCACGAGCGGACCGACGAGGAAGCCGAGATCGAGTTCCACTGGATCGGTCTGGACGACGCCGTGGAGTCGGTGCTGGCAGGCCGGCTGCACAACCCATCCGCCGTCGTCGGAATCCTGGCCGCCGCTGCCGCACGCGCGCGGGGATATGCACACCTCCGCCCCGCTGACGCACCCTGGCCGGCGCACCCCAGCCAGCGCTGA
- a CDS encoding NAD kinase — MSRRVLVLAHTGREDSLKAAWEACALLHASGIVPVMQESELGDMERFFGHLAQPVEVLHDHVQLPDVELVMVLGGDGTILRAAELVREVDVPLLGVNLGHVGFLAESERADLAQTVDWIASREYTVEERMTIDVQVWVRGQKIWHTWALNEAAIEKANRERMLEVVTEVDERPLTSFGCDGIVLATPTGSTAYGFSAGGPVVWPEVEALVIVPISAHALFAKPLVVSPRSRLAVEVLGRTDAQGVLWCDGRRSVDLPPGARVEVTKSATPVRLARTHQTPFSARLVRKFELPIHGWRGPVLKAESVHTGPIPIVRTPRPMPPLQVPQAGQPDADTDPSTAK, encoded by the coding sequence ATGAGCAGGCGTGTACTGGTCCTTGCCCATACGGGCCGCGAGGACTCACTGAAGGCCGCCTGGGAGGCGTGCGCCCTCCTGCATGCCTCCGGCATTGTCCCGGTGATGCAGGAGTCCGAGCTGGGGGACATGGAGAGGTTCTTCGGGCACCTGGCACAGCCCGTGGAAGTCCTCCACGACCACGTCCAGCTCCCCGATGTTGAACTGGTCATGGTCCTGGGCGGTGACGGCACCATTCTGCGGGCCGCCGAACTGGTCCGCGAGGTGGACGTGCCGCTCCTGGGCGTGAACCTCGGCCACGTGGGCTTCCTTGCCGAAAGCGAACGGGCGGACCTGGCCCAGACGGTCGACTGGATCGCCAGCCGCGAGTACACCGTGGAAGAGCGCATGACCATCGATGTGCAGGTGTGGGTGCGGGGCCAGAAGATCTGGCACACGTGGGCGTTGAACGAGGCAGCCATTGAGAAGGCCAACCGGGAGCGCATGCTTGAGGTCGTGACCGAAGTGGACGAACGTCCGCTGACGTCCTTTGGCTGTGACGGCATCGTGCTGGCCACCCCCACAGGTTCCACGGCTTACGGTTTTTCCGCTGGAGGCCCCGTGGTGTGGCCGGAGGTGGAGGCCCTGGTGATTGTCCCCATCAGCGCCCATGCGCTGTTCGCCAAGCCCCTGGTGGTTTCTCCCCGCTCCCGGCTCGCCGTTGAAGTCCTGGGCCGGACGGATGCCCAGGGTGTCCTGTGGTGTGACGGCAGGCGCTCGGTGGACCTGCCGCCGGGCGCAAGGGTTGAGGTCACCAAATCCGCCACTCCGGTGAGGCTCGCCCGCACCCACCAGACTCCCTTCTCCGCCCGCCTGGTCCGGAAGTTCGAGCTGCCCATCCATGGTTGGCGGGGCCCTGTGCTCAAGGCCGAATCCGTGCACACCGGGCCCATCCCCATCGTCAGGACGCCGCGGCCCATGCCACCGCTCCAGGTACCGCAGGCCGGCCAGCCCGATGCTGACACCGATCCGTCGACTGCAAAGTGA
- a CDS encoding CTP synthase — MISSNSVVQRSNSRVNSRFPGSSKTTKHIFVTGGVASSLGKGLTASSLGHLLRARGLSVTMQKLDPYLNVDPGTMNPFQHGEVFVTDDGAETDLDIGHYERFLDENLEGSANVTTGQVYSTVIAKERRGEYLGDTVQVIPHITDEIKRRMRLPAEGKNAPDVIITEIGGTVGDIESQPFLESARQVRQDIGRTNVFFLHVSLVPYIGPSQELKTKPTQHSVAALRSIGIQPEAIVIRSDREVPEAMREKIGRMCDVDIDAVVNAADAPSIYDIPKTLHTQGLDSYIVRALDLPFKDVDWTSWDKLLEAVHNPKHHVEIALVGKYIDLPDAYLSVTEALRAGGFANDAKVKIRWVPSDECETREGAIKALDGVDAICVPGGFGIRGLEGKLGALKFARETKLPVLGLCLGLQCMVIEYARNVVGLEGASSSEFEPDSKYPVIATMEEQLEFVEGRGDLGGTMRLGLYEAKLEAGSVIAGTYGKTTVSERHRHRYEVNNKYREQIAAEGLVFSGTSPDGKLVEFVELPADVHPYYVATQAHPELSSRPTRPHPLFAGLVKAALDHQGVADTAAAAGAGAAQDEPSGTVAAK; from the coding sequence ATGATAAGCTCGAATTCCGTGGTGCAGCGATCAAATTCCCGTGTAAATTCCCGGTTCCCGGGCTCATCCAAGACGACCAAACACATCTTCGTAACCGGTGGTGTGGCGTCCTCGCTCGGTAAGGGACTGACGGCGTCAAGCCTCGGTCATCTGCTGCGGGCACGCGGCCTGTCTGTAACCATGCAGAAGCTCGATCCGTACCTGAACGTGGATCCGGGCACCATGAACCCCTTCCAGCACGGCGAGGTCTTCGTCACCGACGACGGCGCAGAGACCGACCTGGACATCGGGCACTATGAGCGCTTCCTCGACGAGAACCTCGAAGGCTCAGCCAACGTCACCACCGGCCAGGTGTACTCCACGGTCATCGCCAAGGAGCGCCGTGGCGAATACCTGGGCGACACCGTCCAGGTCATCCCGCACATCACGGACGAAATCAAGCGCCGCATGCGACTGCCCGCCGAGGGCAAGAACGCCCCGGACGTGATCATCACCGAAATCGGCGGCACCGTTGGCGACATCGAGTCCCAGCCCTTCCTGGAGTCCGCCCGCCAGGTCCGCCAGGACATCGGCCGGACGAATGTCTTCTTCCTCCACGTTTCGCTGGTTCCGTACATCGGGCCGTCCCAGGAGCTGAAGACCAAGCCAACCCAGCACTCCGTTGCGGCGTTGCGCTCCATCGGCATCCAGCCCGAAGCCATCGTGATCCGTTCGGACCGCGAAGTCCCCGAGGCCATGCGCGAAAAGATCGGCCGCATGTGCGACGTCGACATCGACGCCGTGGTCAACGCCGCCGATGCCCCCAGCATTTACGACATCCCCAAGACCCTGCACACCCAGGGCCTGGATTCCTACATCGTGCGCGCCCTGGACCTGCCGTTCAAGGATGTGGACTGGACCAGCTGGGACAAGCTGCTCGAAGCGGTCCACAACCCCAAGCACCACGTGGAAATCGCACTGGTGGGCAAGTACATCGACCTGCCGGACGCCTACCTTTCCGTGACCGAGGCCCTGCGCGCCGGCGGTTTTGCCAACGACGCCAAGGTCAAGATCCGCTGGGTCCCCTCGGACGAATGCGAAACCCGCGAAGGCGCCATCAAGGCGCTCGACGGCGTCGACGCCATCTGCGTCCCGGGCGGCTTCGGCATCCGCGGACTCGAGGGCAAACTCGGTGCCCTGAAATTCGCCCGCGAAACCAAGCTTCCCGTCCTGGGCCTGTGCCTGGGCCTGCAGTGCATGGTCATCGAATACGCCCGCAACGTGGTGGGACTCGAAGGCGCCTCTTCCAGTGAGTTCGAGCCGGATTCGAAGTACCCGGTCATCGCCACCATGGAAGAGCAGCTGGAATTCGTCGAAGGCCGCGGCGACCTGGGCGGCACCATGCGCCTGGGCCTCTACGAAGCCAAGCTCGAGGCCGGTTCGGTGATCGCCGGGACGTACGGCAAGACCACCGTCAGCGAACGCCACCGCCACCGCTACGAGGTCAACAACAAGTACCGCGAGCAGATCGCCGCCGAAGGCCTGGTCTTCTCCGGCACGTCCCCGGACGGCAAGCTCGTGGAATTCGTGGAGCTGCCGGCAGACGTCCACCCGTACTACGTGGCCACCCAGGCGCACCCCGAACTGAGCTCTCGTCCCACCCGGCCGCACCCGCTGTTCGCCGGCCTGGTCAAGGCGGCACTGGACCACCAGGGAGTGGCCGACACGGCTGCCGCCGCAGGCGCCGGCGCTGCCCAGGACGAGCCGTCCGGTACGGTAGCCGCTAAGTAG
- the prpB gene encoding methylisocitrate lyase, with protein MLYSKVTPEQKRIRFRELLASGTVQQFPGAFNPLSARLIEEKGFAGVYISGAVLANDLGLPDIGLTTLTEVATRAGQIARMTDLPAIVDADTGFGEPMNVARTVQEIENAGLAGLHIEDQFNPKRCGHLDGKNVVDLETATKRIRAAADARRDPNFLIMARTDIRATDGLAAAQDRAKALVEAGADAIFPEAMATLDEFQGIREAVDVPILANMTEFGKSDLFTVGQLAGVGVNMVIYPVTLLRSAMGAAERTLDSIKAEGTQEAQVGSMLTRARLYDLVDYEAYNRFDTGVFNFQVPGKH; from the coding sequence ATGCTGTACTCCAAAGTCACGCCCGAACAGAAGCGGATCCGGTTCCGGGAACTCCTCGCCTCGGGAACCGTCCAGCAGTTCCCGGGCGCGTTCAACCCGCTGTCGGCCCGGCTGATCGAGGAGAAGGGATTCGCCGGGGTGTACATCTCGGGCGCCGTACTGGCCAACGACCTGGGCCTGCCGGACATCGGACTGACCACGCTCACCGAGGTGGCCACCCGGGCGGGGCAGATCGCCCGGATGACGGACCTGCCCGCCATCGTTGACGCCGACACCGGGTTCGGCGAACCGATGAACGTGGCACGCACCGTCCAGGAGATCGAGAACGCCGGCTTGGCCGGACTGCATATCGAGGACCAGTTCAACCCCAAACGCTGCGGGCACCTGGACGGCAAGAACGTGGTGGACCTGGAGACAGCCACCAAGCGGATCCGGGCGGCAGCGGATGCCCGCCGCGACCCGAATTTCCTGATCATGGCGCGCACCGACATCCGCGCCACGGATGGACTGGCAGCGGCGCAGGACCGGGCCAAGGCGCTCGTGGAGGCCGGCGCCGACGCGATCTTCCCGGAGGCGATGGCCACACTGGACGAGTTCCAGGGCATCCGCGAAGCCGTGGACGTGCCCATCCTGGCGAACATGACGGAGTTCGGAAAGAGCGACCTCTTCACCGTCGGGCAGCTGGCGGGAGTGGGCGTGAACATGGTGATTTATCCGGTGACCCTGCTCCGTAGTGCCATGGGCGCTGCTGAGCGTACGCTGGATTCGATCAAGGCTGAGGGAACGCAGGAGGCACAGGTTGGCAGCATGCTGACCCGTGCGCGGTTGTACGATCTCGTCGACTACGAGGCGTACAACCGTTTTGACACCGGGGTCTTCAATTTCCAGGTCCCCGGAAAGCACTAA
- a CDS encoding 8-oxo-dGTP diphosphatase, protein MNGAAVALCFLLREVDGVPQVLLGLKKTGFGRGKIVGIGGHVEAGESDAEAAIREVREEADVGVRHEDLRDAGVVRFVFPAKPEWNMDTRLFTAARWEGEPTESAEIAPAWFDTATLPVDRMWQDADHWLPVVLEGGKVNIVVTMDDDNEAVASSESLLF, encoded by the coding sequence GTGAACGGCGCTGCTGTAGCCCTCTGCTTCCTGCTGCGTGAGGTGGACGGAGTGCCCCAGGTCCTGCTGGGGCTCAAGAAGACCGGGTTCGGGCGCGGCAAGATTGTCGGCATCGGCGGCCACGTCGAAGCGGGGGAGAGCGATGCGGAAGCGGCCATCCGCGAGGTGCGGGAGGAAGCCGACGTCGGAGTCCGGCACGAGGACTTGAGGGACGCGGGCGTGGTGCGCTTTGTGTTTCCTGCAAAACCGGAGTGGAACATGGACACGCGCCTGTTCACGGCCGCCCGCTGGGAGGGCGAACCCACGGAAAGCGCGGAAATAGCCCCCGCCTGGTTCGACACCGCCACCCTTCCCGTGGACCGGATGTGGCAGGACGCCGACCACTGGCTCCCGGTCGTCCTGGAAGGCGGCAAGGTCAACATCGTGGTCACCATGGACGACGACAATGAAGCTGTTGCCTCGTCCGAGAGCCTGCTCTTCTGA
- a CDS encoding TlyA family RNA methyltransferase: protein MAVRLDQALVARGLARSRTHAATLIAEGKVSSAGQILSKASLQVDDGKDLAVRHDEQDTYVSRAGHKLAGALDAFPAIKPQGKRCLDAGASTGGFTDVLLRRGAAHVVAVDVGHGQLVPQLREDPRVEVHEGLNVRYMSPADIGGPAELTVADLSFISLALVVGPLAECTEPGGDLVLMVKPQFEIGKDRLGRTGVVTSDRERRLAVEKVAKAALDAGLDLCGLAVSPLPGQDGNVEYFLWIKRRISEDLPKIEEREAAAAALLGRIWPNH from the coding sequence ATGGCGGTGCGCCTTGACCAGGCCCTGGTTGCGCGCGGCCTGGCCCGGTCGCGCACCCATGCGGCCACGCTGATTGCCGAGGGGAAAGTCAGCTCCGCCGGCCAGATCCTCAGCAAGGCGTCCCTCCAAGTGGACGACGGCAAGGACCTCGCCGTGCGGCATGACGAACAGGACACCTACGTCAGCCGGGCGGGGCACAAGCTGGCAGGTGCCCTTGACGCTTTCCCCGCGATCAAACCGCAAGGTAAAAGGTGCCTCGACGCCGGTGCCTCCACGGGCGGCTTCACTGACGTGCTGCTCCGGCGCGGGGCCGCGCACGTGGTGGCGGTCGACGTCGGGCACGGCCAGCTGGTGCCGCAGCTCCGTGAAGATCCGCGCGTGGAAGTCCACGAGGGACTGAACGTCCGCTACATGTCCCCGGCGGACATCGGCGGTCCCGCCGAGCTCACCGTGGCCGACCTGTCCTTTATCTCCCTTGCCCTCGTGGTGGGTCCGCTTGCGGAATGCACCGAACCGGGCGGGGACCTTGTGCTGATGGTCAAACCCCAGTTTGAGATCGGCAAGGACCGGCTGGGACGCACCGGTGTGGTGACATCCGACCGGGAGCGCAGGCTGGCGGTAGAGAAAGTTGCCAAGGCAGCGCTCGACGCCGGGCTGGACCTGTGCGGCCTGGCGGTCAGTCCGCTGCCCGGCCAGGACGGAAACGTCGAATACTTCCTGTGGATAAAACGCAGGATCAGTGAAGACTTGCCTAAGATCGAAGAGCGTGAGGCAGCGGCCGCTGCTTTGCTCGGACGAATCTGGCCGAACCACTAG
- a CDS encoding bifunctional 2-methylcitrate synthase/citrate synthase, which yields MAEQDIKKGLAGVVVDYTSVSKVNPDTNSLLYRGYPVQELAARCSFEEVAYLLWNGELPTREQLAEFTARERAGRALDPVVKQVVDALPTSSHPMDVCRTAASVMGARHPLAEDSSPEANMAKAVDLFAAMPAVVAYDQRRRHGQDVVEPRDDLGYSANFLWMAFGEEQVPEVVEAFNVSMILYAEHSFNASTFTARVITSTLSDLHSAVTGAIGALKGPLHGGANEAVMHTFDEIGIRPEESLEEAAARAKAWMENALAQKKKVMGFGHRVYKHGDSRVPTMKAALDKMIAHYGRPEILGLYQGLETAMDEAKAIKPNLDYPAGPTYHLMGFDTETFTPLFVASRITGWTAHIMEQLASNSLIRPLSEYNGVEERHLP from the coding sequence ATGGCTGAACAGGACATTAAAAAGGGTCTCGCCGGCGTCGTAGTGGATTACACGTCAGTCTCGAAGGTCAACCCGGACACCAACTCGCTGCTGTACCGCGGCTACCCTGTCCAGGAGCTGGCTGCACGGTGCAGCTTTGAGGAAGTGGCGTACCTGCTGTGGAACGGCGAGCTGCCCACCCGGGAGCAGCTGGCGGAGTTCACGGCAAGGGAGCGGGCCGGGCGCGCCCTCGATCCGGTGGTCAAGCAGGTGGTCGATGCCCTGCCCACCAGCTCACACCCCATGGATGTGTGCCGGACGGCGGCCTCCGTGATGGGGGCCCGGCACCCGCTGGCGGAGGATTCGTCTCCTGAGGCCAACATGGCAAAAGCCGTGGACCTGTTTGCCGCGATGCCGGCGGTGGTGGCGTACGACCAGCGCCGCCGGCACGGGCAGGACGTCGTGGAGCCTCGGGATGACCTCGGATACTCCGCCAACTTCCTGTGGATGGCCTTTGGCGAGGAGCAGGTCCCCGAAGTGGTGGAGGCCTTCAACGTCTCCATGATCCTCTATGCCGAGCACAGCTTTAACGCTTCAACGTTCACGGCGCGGGTAATCACGTCCACGCTCTCGGACCTCCACTCGGCAGTCACCGGCGCCATTGGGGCGCTGAAGGGGCCGCTGCACGGGGGTGCCAACGAGGCCGTGATGCACACCTTCGACGAGATCGGCATCCGGCCCGAGGAATCGCTGGAAGAGGCAGCGGCCAGGGCCAAGGCCTGGATGGAGAACGCGCTGGCCCAGAAGAAGAAGGTCATGGGCTTCGGCCACCGAGTCTACAAGCACGGCGACTCCCGCGTGCCCACCATGAAGGCGGCCCTGGACAAGATGATCGCCCACTATGGACGGCCGGAGATCCTGGGCCTGTACCAGGGCCTGGAGACGGCCATGGACGAGGCCAAGGCCATCAAGCCCAACCTCGATTACCCCGCCGGGCCCACCTACCACCTGATGGGCTTCGACACGGAAACGTTCACGCCGCTCTTCGTGGCGAGCCGGATCACGGGCTGGACGGCCCACATCATGGAGCAGCTGGCGTCGAACTCCCTGATCCGGCCCCTGAGCGAGTACAACGGCGTAGAGGAACGGCACCTGCCGTAA
- the recN gene encoding DNA repair protein RecN, whose product MLEELRIRDLGVITDATLPLGPGLSVVTGETGAGKTMVVTAVGLLLGARSDAGAVRSGAKSATAEAVLKLDAGHPAIARALDAGAEAEEFDGGAELILARRLGSDGRSRAFLGGRAAPVGVLAEIGETLVVVHGQSDQIRLKGAAAQRGALDKFAGEALAGPLTAYQDLYSRWKSSLAELEELRSAARDRLREAESLQSALAEIDEVDPQPGEDELLKAEAVKLANVEELRIAASTAHQALIAEDFGEAGDATTLVDTAKRTLEHVAEHDAELGSAAARLAEVGFLLNDIATELASYQAGLDTEGPERLAEIEDRRAALAKLVRKYAPTIDEVLVWAENARVRFDELQDDSTRIETLDAEVVKAEADLKKQAAAISKIRAKAAKDLSARVSAELKALAMADATLVINLEQAGQLGPHGADEISFLLQPHSGAPARPLGKGASGGELSRVMLAIEVVLAAVDPVPTFVFDEVDAGVGGRAAVEIGRRLAMLARHVQVLVVTHLPQVAAFADQHITVTKTSVRGADGGTATGFTSSDVRLLDGPERVRELARMLAGQEDSESAQAHAQELLDDAKLLPQRA is encoded by the coding sequence ATGCTTGAAGAACTGAGAATCCGCGATCTTGGCGTCATCACTGACGCAACCTTGCCGCTGGGACCTGGCCTGAGCGTAGTGACCGGCGAGACTGGTGCCGGCAAGACCATGGTGGTCACCGCCGTCGGGCTCCTCCTCGGCGCCCGTTCGGATGCGGGGGCGGTCCGGAGCGGAGCGAAGAGCGCCACCGCAGAGGCTGTCCTGAAGCTCGACGCCGGCCATCCCGCTATTGCCCGGGCCCTGGACGCAGGTGCGGAGGCGGAAGAGTTCGACGGCGGTGCGGAGCTGATTCTCGCCCGCCGCCTGGGCTCGGACGGCCGCAGCCGTGCTTTCCTGGGCGGCAGGGCCGCGCCGGTGGGGGTCCTGGCCGAGATCGGCGAAACCCTGGTGGTGGTCCACGGCCAGTCGGACCAGATCCGGCTCAAGGGCGCGGCTGCACAGCGGGGCGCCCTGGACAAGTTCGCGGGCGAGGCTTTGGCGGGTCCGCTCACGGCCTACCAGGACCTGTACAGCCGGTGGAAGTCCAGCCTGGCCGAGCTGGAGGAGCTCCGCAGTGCGGCCCGGGACCGGCTGCGGGAAGCGGAGTCCCTGCAGAGTGCCCTCGCCGAGATTGACGAGGTGGATCCGCAGCCCGGCGAAGACGAGCTGCTCAAGGCCGAAGCCGTGAAGCTGGCCAACGTGGAGGAGCTCCGGATCGCCGCGAGCACAGCCCACCAGGCCCTCATTGCCGAGGATTTCGGCGAGGCGGGGGACGCCACAACCCTGGTTGACACCGCCAAACGGACCCTCGAGCACGTGGCGGAGCACGACGCCGAGCTGGGTTCCGCTGCAGCCCGGCTGGCCGAGGTCGGCTTCCTGTTGAACGACATCGCCACGGAGCTGGCGAGCTACCAGGCCGGGCTGGACACGGAAGGACCGGAGCGGCTCGCGGAGATCGAGGACCGGCGGGCCGCCCTGGCCAAGCTGGTCCGGAAGTATGCTCCCACCATCGATGAGGTCCTGGTTTGGGCCGAAAACGCCCGGGTGCGCTTCGACGAACTGCAGGACGATTCCACGCGCATCGAAACCCTGGACGCCGAGGTGGTGAAGGCTGAGGCGGACCTGAAGAAGCAGGCTGCCGCGATCAGCAAGATCAGGGCCAAGGCCGCGAAGGACCTTTCGGCCAGGGTCAGCGCGGAGCTGAAGGCGTTGGCCATGGCCGATGCCACCCTGGTGATCAACCTTGAGCAGGCCGGGCAGCTGGGGCCGCACGGAGCCGATGAGATCAGCTTCCTGCTGCAGCCCCACTCCGGCGCCCCCGCCCGCCCCCTGGGCAAGGGCGCCTCGGGCGGTGAACTGTCGCGCGTCATGCTTGCCATCGAAGTGGTGCTGGCAGCGGTGGACCCCGTCCCGACGTTCGTGTTCGACGAGGTGGACGCCGGCGTCGGCGGACGTGCGGCCGTCGAAATCGGCCGCAGGCTGGCCATGCTGGCCCGCCACGTCCAGGTGCTGGTGGTCACGCACCTGCCGCAGGTGGCGGCCTTTGCCGACCAGCACATCACCGTCACCAAGACCTCAGTCCGGGGAGCCGACGGCGGAACCGCCACCGGCTTCACCTCCAGTGATGTCCGCCTCCTCGACGGTCCGGAACGGGTCCGGGAACTGGCCCGCATGCTGGCCGGCCAGGAGGATTCCGAGTCGGCGCAGGCCCACGCCCAGGAACTGCTGGACGACGCAAAGCTCCTGCCCCAGCGCGCCTGA